The genomic interval GGCCAGCCTGCGGCCTGCGGCAGAGGCGTTTCACCAGCACCTGCGGGAAGCGCTGAAAAGCCCGAAGCCGTTGGATTTGCTATGAAATAAGTAGCTTCTCGTGCTTTTGGATTAAGCGGTAGAGGTCGATTCAATGCCCATTCATCGCAGGCCTCCGCAGATTGGACTACATTTGGTTTAATTTGGTTACATTTGTCGGGTTGCCGCGTGGCATCGGGTCCAATTTATTGGGGGTACTTCATGCAATTCCGGTGTGTGCAGCAATGGCTGCGGGGTCTTACAGGTGGTTTGGGGCTTGGCATGGTGCTGCTTTTGAGCGCCTGCTTGGGCGGTGGCGATGGTGCCGTGGTGGCCCCTGCCACCCCCAGCTACAGCATCAGTGCCACGGTGTCCGGCCTGGTGGCGGGGGCTTCGGTCAGCTTGCAGAACAATGGCCGCGACACGGCTACGCGCGCGTTGGACGGCAGCTTTAGCTTTGCCACCCCGGTGGCCGCCAACGGCAGCTATTCGGTCACGGTCAGTGCCCAACCCAGCGGCCAGACCTGCACGGTCGCCAACGGCGCGGGCTCCGGGGTGTCGGCCAACGTGGCGAATGTGCAGATCACCTGCTCGGCCACCATCTACAACATCGGCGGCACGGTCTCTGGCCTGGTATCGGGCACCTCGCTGACTTTGCAGAACAACGCTGCCGACGCACTCACGCGCACGGCGGACGGCAACTTCAGCTTTGCCACGCCTGTGGCTGCCGGTGGCAGCTATGCCGTCACCGTGGGTAGCCAGCCTGCGGGCCAGACCTGCACGGTGTCCAACGGCACAGGTTCCGGGGTCTCGGCCAACGTGCTCACGGTGCAAATCACCTGCTCGGCCACCACCTACACCATTGGCGGCACGGTCAGCGGTCTGGCACCGAGCACGTCGATCACCTTGCAGAACAACGCAGCCGATGCCACCACGCGTAACGCCAACGGCAGCTTCGGCTTTGCCACGCCAGTCGCCACCGGCGGCAGCTATGCCGTCACCGTGGGCACCCAGCCTGCGGGGCAGGTCTGCACCGTTAGCAACGGCTCGGGTTCCGGGTTGGCGGCGAATGTGGTCAACGTCCAGATCACCTGCTCGGCGGCCAGCTACACCATTGGCGGCACGGTTTCCGGCCTGGCATCGGGTGTCTCGGTGACCTTGGAGAACAACGCCGCCGACCCCACTACGCGCAACGCAGATGGCAGCTTCAGCTTTGCCACGCCGGTGGTGGCCAACGGCAGCTATGCGGTCACGGTTAGCACCCAACCCTTGGGCTAGACCTGCACGGTGAGCAACGGCACGGGCGCGGGGCTGGCGGCGAATGTGGGTACCGTGGCGGTGGCCTGCGTCGACCGGGCCCGCGTGGCCTATGTGACCAACACCAGTGGCAACTCGGTGTCGCAGTACAGCATGGGTGCGGGCGGCGGGCTTGCGGCGCTGAGCCCCGCTACGGTGGTCACGGGCACATATCCTTTTTCTGTGACCGTGGGGCCCTCCGGGCGCTATGCCTACGTGGCCAACCTCAACAGCAACAACGTGTCGCAGTACAGCGTAGCCGCTAACGGCACGCTCTCGGCGCTGAGCCCGGCGCTGGTGCCAACGGGCTCCGGCCCTGCGGCGGTCACCGTCGACCCCTCTGGGCGCTATGCCTACGTGTTGAACAACTTTGCCGGGACCGTGTCCCAGTTCAGCATTGGCCCAGGCGGTGGGCTCACGTCACTCAGCCCGGCGACCGTGCCCGCGGGAGCTTTCCCGTTTGCGATCAGCATCGACCCCACCGGGCGCTATGCCTATGTGGCCAACAACGGTAGCAACACGGTGTCGCAGTACAGCATAGGCAGTGGCGGCACGCTCACGGCGTTGACCCCGGCCACGGTGGCAACGGGCAGTAGCCCCTATGTCGTCACCGTCGACCCCACCGGGCGCTATGCCTATGTGGCGAACAACGGTAACGACACGGTTTCGCAGTACAGCATCGGCACGGGCGGCACGCTCAACCCGCTCAGCCCGGCCGTGGTGGCGGCGGGAGGTGCCCCCCAATCGGTCACCGTGGACCCCACAGGGCGCTATGCCTACGTGACCAACAACTTTGACGACACGGTGTCGCAGTACAGCATAGGCACCGGCGGCGCGCTCACGCCGCTGGCTGCGGTGGCGACGGGGCCTGGCCCCACCTCCATCACCTTCGACCCCCAAGGGCTGTATGTCTATGTGGTGAACAGCGGTGACAACACGGTGTCGCAGTACAGCTTAGGCACGGGTGGCGTGCTCACGGCGCTGACCCCGGCCTCGGTGCTGGCCGGCAATGGCCCCCAATCGGTGACCACCACGTACGCTCCTTAGATAGACATCCCGCGCCCGGCGCGGCAGCCCCCACGGCCCGATCTGCGGCGTGGGGGCTTTTTTACGCCCGTGGGGACACGCGCTGAAAAGCCCGAATCCGTTGGATGTGCTATGAAGAAAGTAGCGCATCACGCTCATGGAATAAGCGCTAGAGGCCAATTGGGTGCTGAATTAAGCCTCTTCCACCCCCTGGCCCACCCGCATCTGCGCCCGCTGGGCCACCTGGCTCCACTTGGCGATTTCGCTGCTGACCAGCTGCTGTAGCTGGGCCGGGGTGCTGGTTTGCACGCGGGCACCGTCGGCGGCCATGCGGGCGACCAGGTCAGGGTCTTGCAATACGGTGTTCAGGGTGGTGTTCAGCGCGTCCACCACCGCGGGCGGCGTGCCTGCCGGGGCAAACAGGGCGTACCACTGCGTCAGTTCCACCCCGGGCACGCCTTGCTCGGCCAGGGTGGGCACGTCGGGCAGGCCGGGCAGGCGCTCGGGTCCGGCGACCGCCAGGGCGCGCAGCTTGCCGCTGTGCAGGTAGGGCTGGGCGGTGAACAGGCTGGGGAACATCAACTGGGTGCTGCCGCGCACCGTGTCGGCAATCGCCGGGGCGGCCCCGGGGTAGGTGTGGCCGCGCAGGGCGGTGCCCGCGTTCAGGTTGAACAGCTCGGCGGCGAAATGCGGGGCGGTGCCGGTGCCTGCGCTGGCGTAGCTAAATGGCTGGCTGCGGGCCTGGGCGATCAGGTCGGGCACGTCGCGCACCGGCAACTCGGCATTCACCACCAGCAGGGTGGGCGAGTAGCCGATCAGCCCTACCGGGCAGAAGCCGCCCAGCGGGTCGTAACGCAGGCCTTCCAGTGCGGGGTGGATGCCGTGGGTGGCGATGTAGCCAAACAGCAGGGTCTGGCCGTTGGGCGCGGCGGATGCCACGTATTCGCAGGCCACGCTGCCGTGGGCTCCGGCGCGGTTGTCGATGTGCACGCTCTGGCCCAGCAGGGGCGATAGCTTGCGGGCCAGCGCCCGGGCGATGGTGTCGTTGCCGCCGCCTGCGCTGGTGGGCACGATGATGCGGATGCTGGTGTCGGGTGCGGCCTGGGGGGCCTGGGCCGTGGTGTCTTGCGGGAACACATAGCTGGGCAGTTGCAACTGGCCCTGCAAAATCTTGCGGGCGGTGCGTACCAGGGCGGCGCGTTCCACCTGGGCCGATTCGCCCACGCCCACCACTTCCACCTCGATGTCGATCTGCCCCGCCGGGTGCAGCACCACCAGCGCTCGCTTACCCGCCGGTGTACTGGCACCGCTGGCCACGGTGCCGGGCAGGGCGAAGGCGGTGGCCACGCCGATCGCGCCGGTGACGGCATGCGAGGCATGGCAGCGGCGCGGCGTGAAATAGCGCGAGGTAATGCTGTTGGCATCATCCCCGGCGCTGATCAGCACCGGCTTGGGCACCACGCTGTCGGACACATCGCCCAGGCCCATGCGCGCGCCCGCCACCCGGCGCATGGCCTCGATGCGCTCCAGCAAGGCGGTGTTGGCATCCAGCTGGGTCGGGCGCTCGCGGCCCGTGAGGCCCAGGTCGGCGGCGCGCAGCACCATCAGCGGCATGGCGGCATCGATGCAGGTGACCTCGATACCGTCGATCACGTCGATGCGCTGGCCGGTGGGGAACAAATGGCCGGTCACCGCGCCCCAGGCATCCAGAAAGTTCAGCAATATAGGCGCGGCCGTACCCGCCACGCCGTCGATGCGGGCATCGCCCTCGTAGGTGACCACACCGCCCGGGGTGCACACGGTCACGTCAATGCAGGCACTGGTATTGACGTTGTAGACGCGGGCGGTGGTGTGGCCGTCTTGCGCGGCAATCAGGCCCTGCTCGATGGCGAACGGCACCACGCCGGCCAGCATGTTGCCGCAGTTGGGCCGGGTGTCCACCGACTGGTGGCCCACGCCCACCTGGGCGAACAGATAGTCCACATCGCAGCCCGGCTGCTGCGAGCGCGAGACGATGGCGACCTTGCTGTTCAGCGTGCTACCGCCGCCCAGGCCGTCGAGCTGCAGCGGATCGGACGCGCCAATGGCCCCGATCAGCGCCTGGTCGCGCGCCTCGGTGCCCTCGGGCAGCCATTCGCGCAGAAAGAACGGGCCGCGGGAGGTGCCAGAGCGCATCAGCACGCAGGGGATGTTGCGGTTGACCATGGGGATCAGTCGGCTTGCAGTTTGGCTTGCTGGACCACGCGCTTCCAGCGGGCCAGGTCGGACTTCACCAGCTCGGCCAGTTGCTCGGGCGTGCTGGCCTCCACGTCGGCCCCGTGGCCTTCGATGCGGGCGATGGTTTCCTTGTCGGCCAGCACCTGGTTCAGGGCGGCGTTGAGTTTGGCGACCACGTCCTTGGGGGTTTTGGCGGGGGCGAAGAAGGCATACCACTGGTCGACCTCCACGCCCTCGATGCCCAGCTCCTTGAGCGTGGGCACGTTGGGCAGCAGGGGCGAGCGCTTGGCACCGGCAATCGCCAGGGCCTTGAGCTTGTCGGCCTTGACGTAGGGCAGGGCGGTGAACAGGCTGGGGAACATGACCTGGGTTTGCCCGCCGATGGTGTCGGTGATGCCGGGGGCTGCGCCTTTGTAGGGTACGTGCAGCGGGTTGGTCTGGGTGGCCAGCTTGAACAGTTCGGCGGCAAAGTGCGGAGCCGTGCCGTTGCCTGCCGAGGCGATGCTGAACTTGTCGGGCGTGGCCTTCATCAGGGCCACCAGTTCCTTCACGTCCTTGGCCTTGACGCTGGGGTTCATCACCATCAGCGTGGGGGAATAGCCCACGCGGCCTACCGGCTCGAAGCTGGTGATGGGGTCGTAGCGCAGCTTTTGCAGCGCCGGGTTCATGGCGTGGGTGGCCACGTAGCCAAACATGAGCGTGTTGCCATCGGCCGCGGCGCGGGCTACCAGCTCGGCGGCAATGGCCCCGTTGGCCCCGGCCTTGTTGTCGATGATGACCGTCTGGTTCAGCACCAGGGCCAGCTTTTGCCCGATGGTGCGGGCCATGGCATCGTTGCCGCCACCGGCGGCGGTGGGCACCACGATGGTCAGCGGTTTGTCGTTGGCGGCGAAGGCAAGGCTGCTGGTCAGCAACAGCAAGGCGGCGGTGAGGTGTGTGAACAAGCGTGTCTCCTAGGGTTTAGGGGTGTGGCAGGGGCCACTGGCACGATTGTTGTTGCTGCACGCCGTGCAGTAAATTGCACTTTTTTAATCTATTGGTGCACGGCGTGCATTGGTCTCACAGCGGGCAGTTGGCCAGCGGGTTACGCCAGATAGCGCGGTGCCGGTTGGTTCAGCGACAGGTGGGGCCCCAGCTTGGCGCGGGCAGCACCCAGGGCGGCCCAGTCGGCGGCATCGGGCAGGGACGGGATGGTGATCAGCTCGTGCCGGTCCAAGCCGACCAGGGCGGCATCCACCATCGCACCCGCTTCCATCACCATCCCGGCGGGGAAGTGCGCCAAGTCCATCCCGGCGCGCTCCCAGATTTCGGTGCGCGTGGCACCCGGCAGCACGGCCTGCACCTGCACGCCGTGAGGGCTGGTTTCGGCGTGCAGGCTTTGCGTGAGGCTGAGCACATAGGCTTTGCTGGCGCTGTAGCTGGCGTTGAAGGTCTCGGGGGCCAGGGCCACCACCGAGGCAATGTTGATCAAGGTGCCTTTGCCGCGCGGCACAAAGCGGGCCAGCGCCGCCGCCGCCAGCCGGGTCAGGGTGACCACGTTGAGCTGCACCATGGTGTCCACGCGGTCGATGTCCGATTCGGCCAGGGTGCCGTTGCTGGCGACACCCGCGTTGTTGAGCAGCAAGGTGATGCTGTCGTCGCTGCGCAGGCGCTGCTCGATGCGGGCCACGTCGGCCTTGGCGGTCAGGTCGGCGGGCAGCACTTCGACCTGCACGCCGTGGGCGCTGCGCAGCCGGGTGGCCAGGGCTTCGAGCCGGGCCAGGTCGCGGGCGACCAGCAGCAGGTGGTAGCCGCGCTGGGCCAGGCGGTCGGCGTAGACCGCGCCGATGCCGGTGGATGCGCCGGTGATGAGGGCGGTGCCGAGGGATGTGTGTGCCATGGAGTGCTTTCAGAGAGTTAAGTTATATGACGATCGTCATGATTGAATTATATGTTGATCGTCATTTAAAATGTCAAGCATGTCCCCTTATTTTTTGAAAGTACGCCCATGAAAGTCACCCGCGAGCAAGCCACTGAGAACCGTGAACGCGTGCTGGGCGTGGCGGCGCAGCTGTTCCGCGAGCGGGGTTTTGACGGTGTGGGCCTGGCCGACATCATGAAAACCGCCGGGCTCACCCACGGCGGTTTTTACGGCCAGTTCAGTTCCAAGGATGATTTGCTGGCCCAGGCCAGCACCCGGGCCTTCGAGGGTGGCACGGCCTGGTGGAACCAGATGGCGGCGGATGCGCCTGACCAGCCGCTGCAGGCCATCAGTGCGGCCTATTTGTCCACGGCCCACCGCGACCAGCCCGGCCAGGGCTGCTGGGTGGCGGCCTTGGGTTCTGAGGTGGCGCGCCAGTCGGCCCCGGTGCGTCGGGCGGTGACCGAAGGCATCCAGGCCATGGCCGGCATGCTGGCGCAGTGGATGCCGGGCCGCTCCAAAGCCGCCCAACGCGAGAAGGCACTGGCCACCTATGCCGCCATGGTGGGCGCGCTGGTGATGGCCCGGGCGGTGGACGATGCGGCGCTGTCGGAAGAGATTTTGCAGGCCGTGGCGCGTACCACGTCAAAAATCTAGCCTGCTATATAAAGAAGAGCTACTCGTGCTACTGCGATCAGCACGGGTGGCCTTTTTATACCTCATCAAGGTTTGACGGTGTAGGGCAGCAGCCGGGCCTGCGATGCGGTCAGCAAATCCGTCATCGCCTTGGCCGCGGCATCGGGTTCGTGCGCCAGGATGTGGCGGTGCACGGCGGCATGCAGGTCCAGGTCTTCGCTGGGGCGGGTGGCGTGGCGCAGCAGGGTTTCGGACGACACCCGCAGCGCGGCCTTGATGCCGTTGCCGATGGTGATGAACATGCCGTTGCGCGACACCTCGATGATGGTCATGTGGAAGGCCAGGTCGGCCTCGGCGGCGGCGCGCACCTCGTTGCTGGTGTAGGCGGCGGCCAGCTCGTGGTAGCGGCGGTCCAGTAGCTGCATGTCGGCGGCGTTACCCGCCCGGGCGGCCAGAAAACAGGCGCGCGGCTCGAAGCACAGGCGCATCTCGAAAATGTCTTCGATGATCTTGGTGTCGAACTGGGCGTGCAGCCGCCAGGCCAGCACGTCGCGGTCCAGCAGGTTCCAGTCGGAAAACGGCAGCACCCGCGTGCCGATTTTGGGCGACACGTCGATCAGCCGCTTGCTCGACAGCTGCTTGATGGCTTCGCGCACGGTGGTGCGGCTGACCCCGTAGGCGCTGCACAGATCGCTTTCCACCGGCAGCACGTCGCCCGGCAAAAATTCACCGCCCACGACGCGCATGCCGATGATTTTGGCCACCTGGGCGGTCATGGTGCCGACCAGCGGTTCACGTTCAAACATGCGGTTTCCTTTTGGGGCATCGTGTGCCCCCTTTTTTATTTACGGCCTGTTGCCGTCGTCACGATCACGTTCCACGATCCGGGCTTGAGTTCGGCCAGGATGGTTTCGCCGTCTACCTGCACGTGGGGGTTATTTTCGGGCACAACGGTATTGGGCGCGTCCTTGGTGTTGGTGGCCTTCATGTTGCTGTGGTGCAGGGCCAGCGCGTGGTCCAGCGTGCGGGTGGTGCCCAGGCCGCGCAGTTCGATGCGCAGTTGCATGCTCTCGGTAAGGTGGCGGTTCAGCGCAAACACCGTGGTGGTGCCGGTGGCCTCGTCGTCCACCACGCAGGCGCAGAGGTAGGGGATTTCCGGGTGGCTTTTGGCCTCGTAGCTGGGCGAGTCGATCACCGGGCGCAGCACCTTGCCGTGGGCAAAGCGGGAGGCCTGGGCGAACGGGTAGAAGATGGTCTGCCGCCAGGCCGGGCCGCCGGGCTCGGTCATGATGGGGCCGATCACATTCACCAGTTGCGCCAGGCAAGCCACCTTGACGCGGTCGGCGTTGTTCATCATCACGATGAGCGCGCCGCCCACCACCAGGGCATCTTCGGTGTTGTAGATTTCTTCCAACAGGCGCGGCGCTTGCGGCCAGCCGGGCTGGCGCAGGTCGTTGATGGAGCGGGCCTTGTACCAGACGTTCCACTCGTCAAACGACAGCATGATGCGCTTGGCCGAGTGCTTGCGCGCCGCCACGCCGTCGGCCACGGCAACGATTTCCTTGATCGACTGGTCCATCTGCTCGATGCAGCCAAAAAACTCGGGCGTGGAGTCACCCCGGTTTTCAAAATAGGTGTGCAGCGAGATGAAGTCCACGTCGTCGAAGCAGTGCTCCAGCACCGTGTCTTCCCATTGGCCGTAGGTGGGCATGTTGTGCGC from Comamonadaceae bacterium OS-1 carries:
- the pgl gene encoding 6-phosphogluconolactonase; translated protein: MSNGTGAGLAANVGTVAVACVDRARVAYVTNTSGNSVSQYSMGAGGGLAALSPATVVTGTYPFSVTVGPSGRYAYVANLNSNNVSQYSVAANGTLSALSPALVPTGSGPAAVTVDPSGRYAYVLNNFAGTVSQFSIGPGGGLTSLSPATVPAGAFPFAISIDPTGRYAYVANNGSNTVSQYSIGSGGTLTALTPATVATGSSPYVVTVDPTGRYAYVANNGNDTVSQYSIGTGGTLNPLSPAVVAAGGAPQSVTVDPTGRYAYVTNNFDDTVSQYSIGTGGALTPLAAVATGPGPTSITFDPQGLYVYVVNSGDNTVSQYSLGTGGVLTALTPASVLAGNGPQSVTTTYAP
- the glcC gene encoding glc operon transcriptional activator, with the translated sequence MFEREPLVGTMTAQVAKIIGMRVVGGEFLPGDVLPVESDLCSAYGVSRTTVREAIKQLSSKRLIDVSPKIGTRVLPFSDWNLLDRDVLAWRLHAQFDTKIIEDIFEMRLCFEPRACFLAARAGNAADMQLLDRRYHELAAAYTSNEVRAAAEADLAFHMTIIEVSRNGMFITIGNGIKAALRVSSETLLRHATRPSEDLDLHAAVHRHILAHEPDAAAKAMTDLLTASQARLLPYTVKP
- the abfA gene encoding intracellular exo-alpha-(1->5)-L-arabinofuranosidase, with product MISTRLVVDRDFAVSELDRRIFGSFVEHLGRAVYTGIFEPGHPTADERGFRGDVMELTRELGPTIVRYPGGNFVSGYDWEDGVGPAADRPVRLDLAWASTETNQFGTNEFMEWCAATDIEPMWAVNLGTRGPNEARAFIEYCNHPGGTALSELRKSHGVAAPHDIKFWCLGNEMDGPWQICSKTADEYGRIAHETAKLMRLVDPTIQLAACGSSAHNMPTYGQWEDTVLEHCFDDVDFISLHTYFENRGDSTPEFFGCIEQMDQSIKEIVAVADGVAARKHSAKRIMLSFDEWNVWYKARSINDLRQPGWPQAPRLLEEIYNTEDALVVGGALIVMMNNADRVKVACLAQLVNVIGPIMTEPGGPAWRQTIFYPFAQASRFAHGKVLRPVIDSPSYEAKSHPEIPYLCACVVDDEATGTTTVFALNRHLTESMQLRIELRGLGTTRTLDHALALHHSNMKATNTKDAPNTVVPENNPHVQVDGETILAELKPGSWNVIVTTATGRK